In a single window of the Candidatus Nanosynbacter featherlites genome:
- a CDS encoding GNAT family N-acetyltransferase has translation MTEASVSNIVVRPARADDFDFVADLMIRALTPFYDGDHYAHARRIFDAHIAGGIDRVGQFSAGQYMFIAESDGRQVGVIHVVEKKQGTVKISPLIVDTAYRGKMGVGSMLLKHAEDFARSLGARQIYCTVAEPNKKALGFFLRKGFRITGTAKDHYKIGIDEHMLYKQLIDEAGFDSPNISVVPFDESQHADGARALILSQMSGDFDGVDSNWVDALFAGYRRMESGDVNTKFKIIFVAECDGRVVGVAGATPKKGRPIKLMPLVASSEAAFEALIIDLQGLLEDYGHKLYVHLVPEPWQVACLQRHGWSLEGVFPGGYAPNSVVQQWGFNFNKEGASVRKMRIKKPYFDAIMEGRKTLEVRVGYNSIKRLKAGGLLQLETGHTSGVVRIKSIRIYRSFADMLSSEVWQQIVPQAKSEEEALRLLRKIYPDHKERLGVHVIEVEK, from the coding sequence GTGACTGAAGCATCAGTCAGCAACATCGTCGTGCGCCCAGCAAGGGCTGACGACTTCGATTTCGTCGCGGATCTTATGATCCGGGCGCTCACACCGTTTTATGACGGTGACCACTACGCACATGCGCGGCGCATCTTTGACGCGCACATCGCGGGTGGCATTGACCGTGTTGGCCAGTTCTCTGCTGGACAGTACATGTTCATCGCCGAGAGCGATGGACGGCAGGTCGGAGTCATCCACGTCGTAGAGAAGAAGCAGGGGACTGTCAAGATCAGCCCCCTCATCGTTGATACGGCGTACCGAGGGAAGATGGGCGTTGGAAGCATGCTGCTCAAGCACGCTGAAGATTTCGCCCGTAGCCTCGGTGCTCGGCAGATCTACTGCACTGTGGCAGAACCGAATAAAAAGGCGCTGGGATTCTTCCTCCGGAAGGGCTTCCGCATCACCGGAACAGCGAAGGATCACTACAAGATCGGCATCGATGAGCATATGCTGTATAAGCAGCTCATTGACGAGGCGGGGTTTGACTCGCCGAACATCTCTGTGGTTCCGTTCGATGAGAGCCAACACGCCGACGGCGCGCGAGCTCTCATTCTGTCGCAGATGAGTGGCGACTTCGACGGTGTGGATAGCAACTGGGTTGACGCCCTATTTGCTGGTTACCGTCGTATGGAGTCTGGCGACGTGAACACCAAGTTCAAAATCATCTTCGTCGCTGAGTGCGACGGTCGGGTGGTCGGTGTCGCTGGGGCTACTCCTAAGAAGGGGCGGCCCATCAAGCTGATGCCTTTGGTGGCCTCGTCAGAGGCGGCGTTTGAGGCACTCATTATCGACCTGCAGGGGTTGTTGGAGGACTACGGTCACAAGCTGTATGTCCACTTGGTTCCCGAGCCGTGGCAGGTCGCCTGTCTCCAGCGTCATGGCTGGAGCCTGGAGGGCGTGTTCCCCGGTGGGTACGCGCCGAACAGCGTGGTTCAGCAGTGGGGATTCAACTTCAACAAGGAAGGAGCAAGTGTGCGTAAGATGCGCATCAAGAAGCCCTATTTCGACGCCATCATGGAGGGTCGTAAGACTCTCGAAGTTCGCGTCGGCTACAACAGTATCAAGCGCCTTAAGGCGGGAGGGCTGTTGCAGCTCGAGACTGGACATACGTCTGGTGTGGTACGTATCAAGTCGATCCGCATCTACCGTAGCTTCGCTGACATGCTCTCATCGGAAGTGTGGCAGCAGATCGTGCCGCAGGCGAAGAGTGAAGAGGAGGCACTTCGCCTCCTCCGCAAGATCTACCCTGACCACAAGGAACGCCTCGGCGTTCACGTCATTGAGGTCGAGAAGTAG
- a CDS encoding ASCH domain-containing protein: MTTHQLKLATEPFDAITSGNKTIESRLYDDKRQKIQIGDQIIFTNRDNPSQTAAVTVVGLLRYATFHDLFSHNDPQKFGGESVAWLENQINEFYSIEDQRLHGVVGIEFILSR; the protein is encoded by the coding sequence ATGACAACACACCAATTAAAACTAGCCACCGAACCTTTTGACGCCATCACTTCTGGCAATAAAACCATCGAATCACGGCTATATGACGACAAGCGCCAGAAAATTCAAATCGGCGACCAGATTATCTTTACCAATCGAGACAATCCCAGCCAAACTGCTGCTGTTACAGTCGTCGGTTTATTGCGCTATGCGACGTTTCATGATTTGTTTTCGCACAATGATCCGCAGAAATTTGGCGGCGAGAGTGTTGCATGGCTAGAAAATCAAATCAACGAATTTTATTCTATTGAAGACCAGAGACTACATGGGGTAGTGGGTATTGAATTTATATTATCTCGATGA
- a CDS encoding DUF3850 domain-containing protein: MKIITKKSYPDLFEKVLAGEKTFDMRVADFDIQPGDILEQVEVNYDGTPTGRKVRHVVGEVLRTKEIDFWKQEDIDQYGYQVMSLAERVD, translated from the coding sequence ATGAAAATTATCACCAAAAAATCTTACCCTGATTTATTCGAAAAAGTCCTAGCGGGCGAGAAAACGTTTGATATGAGGGTGGCTGATTTTGACATCCAACCTGGCGATATTTTGGAACAGGTTGAGGTAAATTATGACGGAACGCCAACCGGTCGCAAAGTCCGTCACGTAGTCGGCGAAGTTTTACGCACGAAAGAAATCGATTTTTGGAAACAAGAAGATATTGATCAATACGGCTATCAAGTGATGTCGCTTGCCGAGCGGGTTGATTGA
- a CDS encoding GrpB family protein codes for MDRELEKMSLEELWQLFPIFLVEHNREWAHWYDEEVKSISSLVPEKYITRISHIGSTAIPNIQAKNIVDILLEVPSEKELEPVKNILVENNWLCMSQKAKRISLNNGYTKQGFADKVFHLHIRVAGDNDEIYFRDYLIENSSIAKEYEKLKLNLWKEFENDRDGYTDAKSDFIRKYTKIAREKYGSKNRLS; via the coding sequence ATGGATAGAGAACTAGAGAAAATGAGTTTGGAAGAATTGTGGCAACTATTCCCTATATTTCTTGTAGAACACAATCGAGAATGGGCGCACTGGTATGATGAGGAGGTAAAATCCATCTCCTCATTGGTGCCGGAAAAATATATAACACGAATATCCCACATTGGGAGTACAGCTATCCCAAATATACAGGCAAAGAATATAGTAGATATATTGCTTGAAGTCCCGTCGGAAAAAGAATTAGAGCCTGTAAAAAATATTCTTGTTGAAAATAATTGGCTGTGTATGAGTCAGAAAGCAAAACGAATCTCATTGAATAATGGATATACCAAGCAGGGCTTTGCGGATAAGGTATTTCATCTCCACATTAGGGTGGCGGGAGATAATGATGAGATCTATTTTAGGGATTATCTAATTGAAAATAGTAGCATCGCCAAAGAGTACGAAAAATTAAAACTGAATCTTTGGAAGGAATTTGAGAATGATAGGGATGGGTATACTGATGCAAAAAGTGATTTCATCAGAAAGTATACTAAAATAGCTAGAGAAAAATACGGGTCCAAGAATAGGTTGTCCTAA
- a CDS encoding HAMP domain-containing sensor histidine kinase → MKNLKLFPKTFLVSIGLFAALIILVHALVYTLMPQFYLQQKEREAADNLTALVVELRGKSTEEMRRLSQEFAQMKNVNITLTIDGHDQYFQGFQSINIVTDSGKSVDTSVVKIADGQTVDPRSVILRQGSVADKQGRTITVKLLADVAPVTQAKLATLQVLPYTMLGSLLVALVFSYIYSRFVTRPIRQMAAVTTTMQRLEKDAHYPVNSSDEIGVLGRNINELYQNLWQTIRSLEHENKRITQLEKEKIAFLRAASHELKTPLAALRIMLENMQLNIGEYKNRDQYLAESVAQVDRLAAMVNDVLRSGSVAEQALHQEKRLRIDKLAAEVVDDYMLLAKTRGMTFTVDARPTTIRANRDMIRHVISNLVSNAVRHGDVRSVIKITCNQNELAIENACRPLTKQQLQHVFDPFYRSSDDMKQHADSSGIGLYTVKMLLDTKGLDYDFTPHGRGMRFVVRFE, encoded by the coding sequence ATGAAGAATCTTAAATTATTCCCTAAAACATTTTTGGTGTCAATCGGCCTGTTTGCGGCGTTGATCATTCTAGTACATGCGTTGGTTTACACCTTGATGCCGCAATTTTATCTGCAACAAAAAGAGCGCGAGGCGGCGGACAATCTTACGGCGCTCGTGGTTGAACTACGCGGTAAATCGACTGAGGAAATGCGTCGTCTCAGCCAGGAGTTTGCTCAGATGAAAAATGTTAATATCACGCTGACAATTGATGGACACGATCAGTATTTTCAGGGATTTCAGTCGATCAACATCGTGACCGATAGCGGTAAATCGGTTGACACCAGCGTGGTGAAAATTGCTGATGGGCAAACGGTCGATCCACGCTCGGTGATTTTGCGGCAGGGTAGTGTGGCTGATAAGCAGGGGCGAACGATTACGGTCAAGCTACTCGCCGACGTGGCGCCTGTCACTCAGGCCAAACTCGCCACGCTGCAGGTACTACCCTATACCATGCTTGGCTCGCTGTTGGTGGCACTCGTGTTTTCGTACATCTATAGCCGTTTTGTGACGCGGCCGATTCGCCAGATGGCGGCGGTGACCACGACCATGCAGCGGCTGGAAAAGGATGCGCATTATCCAGTAAATAGCAGTGATGAAATCGGCGTGCTAGGACGAAACATTAACGAACTCTATCAAAACCTGTGGCAAACGATTCGCTCGCTGGAGCATGAGAATAAGCGGATCACGCAGCTGGAAAAGGAAAAAATCGCGTTTTTACGTGCGGCCTCGCACGAGCTAAAAACGCCACTAGCAGCCCTCCGGATCATGCTCGAGAACATGCAACTAAACATCGGCGAATATAAAAATCGCGACCAGTACCTGGCGGAATCGGTGGCGCAGGTTGATCGCTTGGCGGCGATGGTGAATGACGTTTTGCGCTCTGGCAGTGTCGCCGAGCAGGCTTTGCACCAGGAGAAACGGCTGAGGATCGATAAGCTGGCCGCTGAGGTGGTTGACGATTATATGTTGCTAGCAAAAACGCGCGGCATGACTTTCACGGTTGACGCGCGTCCGACGACCATTCGCGCTAACCGAGACATGATACGCCACGTCATCTCAAACCTGGTGTCAAACGCGGTGCGCCATGGCGACGTCAGGAGCGTGATAAAAATTACTTGCAACCAGAATGAGCTGGCTATCGAAAATGCCTGCAGGCCACTCACTAAACAGCAACTCCAGCACGTCTTTGACCCGTTTTATCGCAGTTCTGACGACATGAAGCAACATGCCGATAGCAGTGGCATCGGCCTCTACACCGTGAAGATGCTACTCGACACCAAAGGCCTTGACTATGACTTCACACCGCACGGGCGGGGCATGCGGTTTGTGGTGAGGTTTGAGTAG
- a CDS encoding response regulator transcription factor → MNILLVEDEPAVRTGTEQFLRQRGFTVVTATSGEEALDKFAGVDVIVLDIMLPGMSGIEVLHQVRQTSDMPVLMLTALHDEPTQVASFDELADDYMSKPFSLVILEKRIKALLRRQQPVKKTLWQRGLASVDFAAYQGFYNDTDAHLKPKEVQLLKLLVDNPNMVWSRQAIIDKLWRDDEVPFDRVIDVYIKNLRKKLHLDCIITVKGVGYRYEES, encoded by the coding sequence GTGAACATCCTCCTTGTTGAAGACGAACCGGCAGTTCGCACTGGTACCGAGCAATTCCTCCGCCAGCGCGGTTTTACGGTGGTGACAGCGACCAGCGGCGAGGAAGCGCTGGATAAGTTCGCTGGGGTGGATGTGATTGTCCTTGACATCATGCTACCAGGGATGAGTGGCATTGAGGTATTGCATCAAGTTCGCCAGACCAGCGACATGCCGGTACTGATGTTGACGGCGCTGCATGATGAGCCGACGCAAGTTGCCAGTTTTGACGAGCTAGCGGATGATTATATGAGTAAGCCATTCTCACTGGTGATTTTGGAGAAGCGCATCAAGGCGCTACTTCGCCGCCAACAGCCTGTCAAAAAAACCTTGTGGCAGCGAGGTTTGGCTTCGGTGGATTTTGCGGCCTATCAGGGATTTTATAATGACACTGACGCACACCTCAAGCCCAAGGAGGTGCAGCTGCTCAAACTGCTCGTCGACAATCCAAACATGGTCTGGAGCCGGCAGGCTATCATTGACAAGTTATGGCGTGATGACGAGGTGCCGTTCGACCGAGTGATTGATGTTTACATCAAAAACTTACGCAAGAAATTACACCTGGATTGCATCATCACGGTGAAGGGAGTGGGCTATCGCTATGAAGAATCTTAA
- a CDS encoding alpha/beta hydrolase, whose amino-acid sequence MAVRGKALGITIAGVVAVLIAASVAWVFLCPSRSTDLQKAHIQRRDYDQSVKDIQKVIADDAANGEVRPESRPILKTHGKKTARAVMILHGVSGEPSAMAELADWFYQTGYNVYVPRAPHHGLKDGKQHGKVRASELVNFMSDSAGLVSGLGDELGVIGHSGGGTLATWLAQYGDGLFSRVLLLSPYYEPDASQAPKWQVALLRNVYGNHLLPDQFFDGALSYRALANYVIIKQNYRSDLKAVGLKHVGLIIGSEDRLIDGAMASDIAEKMAKNSGATFTNETTPVHMGVGHELIWPGDKAVKQYKKELYDMYVRVYEQ is encoded by the coding sequence ATGGCAGTACGTGGTAAAGCGCTGGGGATAACAATAGCCGGTGTCGTGGCGGTGCTGATTGCGGCGTCTGTTGCCTGGGTATTCCTGTGTCCAAGTCGGAGTACTGACCTGCAAAAGGCTCACATTCAGCGGCGTGATTATGACCAGTCGGTGAAGGATATTCAAAAGGTCATTGCTGATGATGCGGCTAATGGCGAGGTGCGTCCAGAATCTCGCCCAATTCTGAAAACTCACGGCAAGAAAACTGCGCGGGCGGTGATGATTCTTCATGGCGTCAGCGGTGAGCCGTCGGCGATGGCAGAGTTGGCGGATTGGTTCTATCAGACGGGATACAATGTCTACGTGCCGCGAGCACCGCACCATGGCCTGAAAGATGGCAAGCAGCACGGCAAAGTTCGCGCCAGTGAATTGGTGAATTTTATGAGTGATAGTGCTGGGCTGGTCAGCGGGCTGGGCGATGAGCTAGGCGTGATTGGCCATTCGGGCGGTGGTACGCTGGCGACGTGGTTGGCACAATATGGCGATGGATTGTTTTCGCGGGTGCTGCTACTTTCGCCGTACTATGAGCCGGATGCTTCTCAGGCACCAAAGTGGCAAGTGGCGCTGCTGCGCAATGTCTATGGCAATCATCTGCTGCCAGATCAATTTTTTGATGGCGCTTTGTCATACCGGGCATTGGCAAATTATGTCATCATCAAGCAAAATTATCGCAGCGATTTGAAGGCGGTAGGGTTGAAGCACGTTGGTTTGATCATCGGTAGCGAGGACCGTTTAATTGACGGTGCCATGGCAAGTGACATTGCAGAAAAGATGGCTAAAAACAGTGGCGCCACGTTTACAAATGAAACGACACCAGTGCACATGGGCGTTGGTCATGAATTGATATGGCCAGGGGACAAGGCCGTGAAACAATACAAAAAAGAGCTGTACGACATGTACGTACGGGTGTACGAGCAGTGA
- a CDS encoding HIT family protein, translating to MNHTIFDDIVSGNMKSWKVWEDEKFLAFLTPFPNTPGFTVVIPKQNPGDYVFSLDDELYAEMMLAVKKVANILEKAFDTPRVALIFEGTGVAHVHAKLVPLHGDLAKGIGSAVSHEQAFYAEYPGWLTTADGPKMDDAQLDEIQARILAAQEIK from the coding sequence ATGAATCACACAATTTTCGACGACATCGTATCAGGCAACATGAAATCTTGGAAAGTTTGGGAAGACGAGAAGTTTTTGGCATTTTTGACGCCGTTTCCAAACACGCCAGGCTTTACTGTGGTGATACCAAAACAAAATCCAGGCGATTATGTCTTTTCTTTGGATGATGAATTGTATGCTGAAATGATGCTGGCGGTGAAAAAGGTTGCCAATATCTTGGAAAAAGCCTTTGATACGCCGCGAGTGGCACTGATTTTTGAGGGCACAGGCGTGGCGCATGTTCATGCCAAGTTGGTGCCGCTGCATGGTGATTTGGCGAAGGGAATTGGTTCGGCAGTGTCGCATGAGCAGGCATTTTACGCGGAATATCCGGGTTGGCTGACCACTGCTGATGGTCCAAAAATGGATGACGCCCAGCTGGACGAAATTCAGGCGCGGATTTTGGCGGCGCAAGAAATAAAATAA
- a CDS encoding adenosine deaminase yields the protein MNKHMTEVIRHIPKVVLHDHLDGGLRPTTVIELAEATDYDKLPTRDPDALKRWFFDAANAGSLPQYISTFEHTVGVMQTSAALGRVAREAVLDLAEDNVVYAELRFAPELHQQQGLSLQTIVDAVADGCRQGEKLAHQQGKEIHARLLLCAMCDGNRSEEIAQLVVDNYGTNSTVVGFDIAGPEAGYPLETHAAAFSILRENSIPFTIHAGEADGVQSIKSAVSQGVQRLGHGVRIIEDVANDGTLGAVARSVCNGRVVLECCPRSNVQTGAVTKLSEHPLPQLDKLGLACTVNPDNRLVSGTSMSGEMGVLSNEFGYTLQQLRKLTVTAMQAAFIDEARKRDITERLIIPGYENGIMGI from the coding sequence GTGAATAAGCACATGACGGAGGTGATACGGCACATACCAAAAGTGGTGCTACACGACCATCTGGATGGCGGTTTGCGTCCAACGACTGTCATCGAACTTGCCGAAGCGACTGACTACGACAAGTTGCCGACGCGTGATCCCGATGCGCTTAAGCGATGGTTTTTTGATGCTGCTAATGCCGGCTCTTTGCCGCAGTATATCTCTACGTTTGAACATACTGTTGGCGTGATGCAGACATCAGCTGCACTTGGCCGAGTGGCACGCGAAGCAGTCCTCGATTTGGCGGAAGATAACGTCGTATATGCTGAACTACGCTTTGCACCAGAACTACACCAACAGCAAGGGCTTAGCTTGCAGACAATTGTTGATGCTGTGGCTGATGGATGTCGCCAGGGAGAGAAGCTTGCTCATCAGCAAGGTAAGGAAATTCATGCGCGGCTTTTGCTGTGCGCCATGTGTGATGGAAACCGTAGCGAAGAAATTGCTCAACTGGTGGTTGATAATTATGGCACCAATTCGACAGTTGTTGGCTTTGATATTGCTGGTCCAGAAGCTGGCTATCCGCTAGAAACCCACGCCGCCGCGTTTAGTATATTGCGCGAAAATTCTATACCATTTACGATTCATGCTGGCGAGGCTGATGGTGTGCAGTCTATCAAAAGTGCAGTGTCGCAAGGAGTACAACGGCTGGGGCATGGCGTGCGTATCATTGAAGATGTAGCGAACGATGGAACGCTTGGCGCGGTTGCACGGTCTGTTTGCAACGGACGCGTTGTGCTTGAATGTTGCCCAAGGTCAAATGTGCAGACTGGTGCTGTAACTAAGCTTTCAGAACACCCACTACCGCAATTGGATAAGCTAGGGCTTGCCTGTACAGTAAATCCGGACAATCGGCTGGTGTCTGGCACGTCGATGAGCGGAGAAATGGGTGTCTTGTCGAACGAATTTGGCTACACACTACAGCAATTACGCAAATTAACAGTGACAGCCATGCAGGCTGCGTTTATCGATGAAGCACGGAAGCGGGATATCACAGAGAGGCTGATTATACCTGGATATGAGAATGGTATAATGGGTATATGA
- a CDS encoding FAD-dependent oxidoreductase yields MQQFDALIIGFGKAGKTLAVALANAGKKVALVERSPKMYGGTCINIACIPTKVLVSAAEHHQSFDEAMAHKTTVVTRLNEKNYHMLADRETVSVIEGEASFVDDRTVKVMAGDDELIVSAPQIFINTGAESIIPDIPGVDKPFVYTSTELLDKMTQPKQLAIIGGGYIGLEFASTYTKLGTKVTVFERGDALLAREDPAIAQATTEALQAQGIEIVFSVDVTAIEGESTATIRTVSHDDYAGYDAVLMATGRRPATMSLNLPAAGVATDERGAIVVDETLRTSRSHIWAMGDVTGGPQFTYASLDDFRIVRSQLLGDGLYTRAKQKTLPYAVFMQTPLGRVGMTEAEARATGREIIIKELPAMAIPRLHVDNATTGLLRAVIDANTEQILGASLLCRNSPEVINIIKTVMDNDLPYTVLRDQIFTHPTVSEALNDLFA; encoded by the coding sequence ATACAACAATTTGACGCACTTATTATTGGTTTTGGCAAAGCTGGTAAGACATTAGCGGTGGCGCTGGCGAATGCGGGCAAAAAGGTAGCGCTGGTGGAGCGGTCACCAAAGATGTATGGCGGCACCTGTATTAATATTGCTTGTATTCCTACTAAGGTGCTGGTCAGTGCAGCCGAACATCATCAAAGTTTTGATGAGGCGATGGCACATAAGACAACGGTAGTGACGCGGTTGAATGAGAAGAACTATCACATGCTCGCGGATCGTGAAACGGTGAGTGTCATTGAGGGTGAGGCATCGTTCGTAGATGATCGTACTGTGAAGGTTATGGCGGGTGACGACGAGCTAATAGTGAGTGCACCGCAGATTTTTATTAACACCGGTGCGGAATCAATCATCCCAGATATTCCAGGTGTTGATAAGCCGTTTGTATATACCAGTACTGAATTGCTGGATAAAATGACACAGCCAAAACAGCTAGCTATCATTGGTGGCGGTTATATTGGGTTAGAATTTGCCTCAACTTATACCAAACTTGGTACAAAAGTAACAGTATTTGAGAGGGGTGATGCTCTGCTTGCACGTGAAGATCCAGCAATCGCTCAGGCTACTACTGAAGCATTGCAGGCACAGGGTATCGAGATTGTGTTTAGTGTGGATGTGACAGCGATTGAGGGTGAGTCTACTGCGACGATTCGCACAGTAAGTCATGATGATTACGCTGGTTATGATGCGGTGTTGATGGCTACGGGCCGTCGCCCGGCGACAATGAGCTTGAATTTACCAGCTGCTGGTGTAGCGACGGATGAGCGCGGGGCAATTGTGGTTGATGAAACACTTCGCACTAGTCGGTCGCATATTTGGGCAATGGGCGATGTAACGGGCGGGCCACAATTCACCTATGCGTCGCTGGATGATTTTCGGATTGTGAGAAGCCAGTTGCTGGGCGATGGTCTGTACACTCGCGCCAAACAAAAAACCTTGCCGTACGCGGTCTTTATGCAAACGCCGCTAGGTCGGGTGGGTATGACAGAGGCTGAGGCGCGTGCGACGGGGCGCGAAATTATCATAAAAGAGCTGCCCGCTATGGCGATTCCGCGCCTGCATGTTGATAATGCTACAACAGGCTTGCTGCGTGCGGTGATTGATGCAAACACTGAACAAATTTTGGGTGCTAGTTTATTGTGTCGTAACTCACCAGAAGTCATTAATATTATCAAAACCGTAATGGATAATGACCTGCCGTATACTGTACTGCGTGACCAAATATTCACTCATCCAACGGTGAGTGAGGCATTGAACGATTTATTTGCGTAA
- the pheS gene encoding phenylalanine--tRNA ligase subunit alpha — protein MKKLDEVRSALLSRVAEVAEPRSVLRSTELRELYAIIATLPAEERAAFGKKVNELKQELERLVTAREAELSKVDLPPIDVTALMDVNAPRPDLLPSERGTIHPLMREIDRISDIFNRMGFVTEESREIDDQFHMFESLNFPKGHPARDDYDTFMTEETDANGDRLIAPAHTSTMQNRVLKKYHGNLARGEAIAAIVPDRVFRNEDLDARHEHTFYQVEGVYVAKGVNVGNLIATLQEFLQEYYGKKLDVRVNPFYFPFTEPSFEFALSCPFCEGKNPDCKVCSGEGWIELLGCGMIHPNVLKAADINPNEYTGFAFGCGIDRLVMMKYGIEDVRHFESGKLDFLEQF, from the coding sequence ATGAAAAAGCTAGATGAAGTTCGATCAGCATTATTATCACGTGTAGCAGAGGTGGCTGAACCGCGCAGTGTGTTGCGGAGTACGGAGCTGCGGGAGCTATATGCCATCATCGCGACACTGCCAGCCGAGGAGCGCGCGGCGTTTGGTAAAAAAGTTAATGAATTGAAACAGGAACTGGAGCGGTTGGTCACGGCTCGTGAAGCTGAACTGTCAAAAGTTGACTTGCCGCCAATTGACGTGACAGCGCTGATGGATGTTAATGCTCCACGACCCGATTTACTGCCGAGTGAGCGCGGCACGATTCACCCATTGATGCGTGAAATTGACCGCATTTCTGACATTTTTAATCGCATGGGTTTTGTGACGGAAGAGTCGCGTGAGATTGACGACCAATTTCACATGTTTGAGAGTCTAAATTTCCCGAAAGGTCACCCAGCGCGCGATGATTATGATACCTTCATGACCGAAGAGACTGACGCTAATGGCGACCGTTTGATTGCACCGGCGCACACCTCGACCATGCAAAATCGCGTGCTGAAAAAATATCATGGTAATCTCGCAAGGGGTGAGGCAATCGCTGCCATCGTACCCGACCGGGTGTTTCGCAATGAAGACCTGGACGCGCGGCATGAGCACACGTTCTACCAAGTCGAAGGCGTGTATGTTGCCAAAGGTGTCAATGTCGGTAACCTCATCGCTACTTTGCAAGAGTTTTTGCAGGAATATTACGGCAAGAAACTTGACGTGCGTGTCAATCCATTTTATTTCCCGTTCACCGAACCGAGCTTTGAGTTTGCGCTGAGCTGCCCATTCTGCGAAGGAAAAAATCCGGATTGCAAAGTTTGTTCGGGCGAAGGCTGGATCGAACTGTTGGGTTGCGGCATGATTCATCCGAATGTGCTGAAGGCTGCTGACATCAACCCAAATGAATACACTGGCTTTGCCTTTGGCTGCGGTATCGACCGCCTGGTGATGATGAAATACGGCATCGAGGATGTGCGACATTTCGAGAGTGGCAAGCTGGACTTTTTGGAACAGTTTTAA
- a CDS encoding MIP/aquaporin family protein, with product MATKKTSKKAPVKATAKKTAAAKTETKTTVKRVVTESAAAKSKSKRAKLGSALPSNLINIVIAEIIGTFILTLTALFASDVLSSMYVGFALMLIVTAIGGISGAHVNPAVTFGLWSMRKLKTALVPFYWGAQFLGAMAAVVLIGSITNNGFALSFNQFTAFSWSVFAVELIGVAVFMFGVAAALNRKEISTTGKAVGIGLALMIGLVVSGSITSFVRASVIAKIQDNQVAAQSENSERPYPREIYISGATLNPAVALAVTEKTDTQVRSNSPFPAKNEKNYSRFSLEVIVATLIGAALGGNLFLLINYRNKEEE from the coding sequence ATGGCTACGAAGAAAACTTCAAAGAAAGCCCCGGTTAAAGCTACGGCAAAGAAAACTGCTGCAGCCAAAACCGAAACCAAAACGACCGTCAAACGAGTCGTCACCGAATCTGCTGCGGCCAAAAGCAAAAGCAAGCGCGCCAAATTGGGTTCTGCATTACCAAGCAACTTAATCAACATCGTCATCGCAGAAATCATCGGTACGTTCATCTTGACGCTGACCGCACTGTTTGCATCGGACGTCCTGTCATCAATGTACGTTGGTTTTGCATTGATGCTCATCGTTACTGCTATCGGCGGTATTTCTGGCGCACACGTCAACCCAGCCGTTACTTTCGGTTTGTGGTCAATGCGCAAATTAAAAACCGCTTTGGTACCATTCTACTGGGGTGCACAATTCCTCGGTGCCATGGCAGCAGTTGTACTAATCGGCTCAATCACCAACAACGGTTTTGCGCTCAGCTTTAACCAATTCACTGCATTCTCATGGAGCGTCTTTGCCGTTGAACTGATCGGTGTTGCTGTCTTCATGTTCGGCGTCGCCGCAGCATTGAACCGCAAAGAAATCAGCACGACTGGCAAAGCTGTTGGTATTGGTCTGGCATTGATGATCGGTTTGGTCGTATCAGGCTCAATCACGTCATTTGTCCGTGCATCAGTCATAGCCAAAATCCAAGACAACCAAGTTGCAGCGCAATCAGAAAACAGTGAGCGTCCATACCCACGAGAAATTTACATCTCAGGCGCAACACTCAACCCAGCTGTTGCTTTGGCAGTCACAGAAAAGACTGACACTCAAGTGCGCAGCAACAGTCCATTCCCAGCTAAGAACGAGAAGAACTACTCTCGCTTTAGTCTGGAAGTAATTGTCGCAACACTCATCGGTGCAGCTCTGGGTGGTAACTTGTTCTTGCTCATCAATTACCGTAACAAGGAAGAAGAGTAA